Proteins encoded together in one Sceloporus undulatus isolate JIND9_A2432 ecotype Alabama chromosome 4, SceUnd_v1.1, whole genome shotgun sequence window:
- the LOC121927736 gene encoding zinc finger protein 226-like gives MEMQVDWESAGDACNSRGDYSGESSCISDWIGEKASQLLKVEEDDVPVFCPASNPNAFSDKVVLSPDSYSTREEISSRASLKISAYCQRWDATTPGVYVPSGSRYNFHYEGKSLEFQTFEHCKHSPRGEEEEEENFIILVDTFDDENLPPQIGKPLLHHCKKCEKSFQDLSSLEEHKQLHEVRNSYQCSLCGKEFLRAANLRIHKLSHSAERSHKCPICNKGFIRPADVWRHLRSFHKVERSSVLRNAIIGNHWSGTQQNQDDSRKSGQLGSVVRKRGKDGSKFYFCPICNKGFSNSSLLSKHKVIHREEKPFKCKECGMAFVQLVRLKRHHQTHTGERPFSCKDCGNTFTRLGSLKRHQRIHTGEKPYSCSYCGLSFTDLGILRRHEQTHVVIQA, from the coding sequence ATGGAGATGCAAGTGGATTGGGAATCTGCAGGTGATGCATGCAACTCCAGAGGAGATTATTCTGGTGAATCCAGTTGTATTTCTGATTGGATAGGTGAGAAAGCCAGCCAACTGCTAAAGGTAGAGGAAGACGACGTGCCAGTTTTCTGTCCTGCAAGCAACCCTAATGCATTTTCAGATAAGGTGGTTCTCTCTCCAGATTCATATTCCACAAGAGAGGAAATCTCTTCAAGAGCATCTTTGAAAATATCAGCCTACTGCCAACGATGGGATGCAACCACCCCTGGTGTATATGTCCCTTCTGGCTCCAGATATAACTTCCATTATGAAGGTAAAAGCCTGGAATTCCAAACATTTGAGCATTGTAAGCATTCTccaaggggagaggaagaggaagaagagaatttCATCATCCTTGTTGACACTTTTGATGATGAGAATCTGCCACCCCAGATAGGCAAACCTTTGCTCCATCACTGTAAGAAGTGTGAGAAGTCTTTCCAAGATCTCAGTAGCCTTGAGGAACACAAGCAGCTCCACGAAGTTAGAAATTCATACCAGTGCTCCCTTTGTGGCAAAGAGTTTTTACGTGCAGCTAACCTGCGGATTCATAAGCTTTCCCATTCTGCAGAGAGATCACACAAGTGCCCAATATGTAACAAGGGTTTCATTCGCCCCGCTGATGTCTGGAGGCACCTCCGCAGCTTCCACAAGGTTGAGCGCTCCAGTGTTTTGAGAAATGCCATTATAGGGAATCACTGGTCTGGAACACAGCAGAATCAAGATGATAGCAGGAAGTCTGGACAGCTAGGTTCTGTTGTCAGAAAACGTGGAAAAGATGGTTCAAAGTTCTACTTCTGCCCAATATGCAATAAAGGTTTTAGTAATTCTAGCTTGCTTTCCAAACATAAAGTAATCCATCGGGAGGAAAAGCCATTCAAGTGCAAAGAATGTGGCATGGCATTTGTCCAACTGGTCAGGTTGAAAAGGCATCACCAGACACATACAGGAGAGCGTCCTTTCTCCTGCAAAGATTGTGGCAACACCTTTACACGTCTAGGTTCATTAAAACGCCATCAACGGATCCATACTGGAGAGAAGCCCTATTCCTGTTCCTACTGTGGCCTCTCCTTCACAGACTTGGGAATTCTAAGGAGGCATGAGCAGACTCATGTAGTCATCCAAgcatag